One Amycolatopsis sp. NBC_00355 genomic window carries:
- a CDS encoding ABC transporter substrate-binding protein, translating to MIRRGWTIPLVAALLATAGCSLFNSGSTAAAPPLERTTLRVGVGNAIDTAPLRIAVGAGKFGPAGLNVQLVELGADDGLAKLASGDLDVTFASDIAMFRAAAGGAALQLQGEAYTSGPNTMALVTLPGSDYTVPTAKKAPEIAVNALDDVGALVARSVLGTAGVDVTKIKFKQVAFDRMPQSLQAGDVDAALMIEPYITRAEKDLGAHILADGARGATLDFPLSGYAATKPFAQANPRTLAAFRTALGTAQQSATDPAIIRDSLPKFSDIDTTTASLISLGSYPASLNGIRLQRVADLMHNSGQLADRLDVQALLPDQNSY from the coding sequence ATGATCAGACGCGGATGGACGATTCCGCTGGTAGCGGCGCTGCTGGCGACCGCGGGCTGCAGCCTGTTCAATTCCGGTTCGACCGCCGCCGCGCCGCCATTGGAACGGACCACTCTGCGGGTCGGTGTGGGCAACGCCATCGACACGGCCCCGCTGCGCATCGCCGTCGGGGCCGGGAAGTTCGGCCCGGCGGGCCTGAACGTGCAGCTGGTGGAGCTCGGCGCCGACGACGGGCTGGCCAAACTCGCGTCCGGCGACCTCGACGTCACGTTCGCCAGTGACATCGCGATGTTCCGCGCCGCGGCCGGCGGCGCGGCCCTGCAGCTCCAGGGCGAGGCGTACACGTCCGGCCCGAACACCATGGCGTTGGTCACGTTGCCGGGTTCCGACTACACGGTGCCGACGGCCAAAAAGGCACCGGAGATCGCCGTCAACGCGCTCGACGACGTCGGCGCGCTCGTCGCGCGTTCGGTGCTGGGCACCGCGGGCGTCGACGTCACGAAGATCAAGTTCAAGCAGGTCGCGTTCGACCGGATGCCGCAATCGCTTCAGGCGGGCGACGTCGACGCGGCGCTGATGATCGAGCCGTACATCACCCGCGCCGAGAAGGACCTGGGCGCGCACATCCTCGCCGACGGCGCCCGCGGCGCGACGCTCGACTTCCCGCTGTCCGGCTACGCCGCCACCAAGCCGTTCGCGCAGGCCAACCCGCGCACCCTCGCGGCGTTCCGCACCGCCTTGGGCACGGCCCAGCAGAGCGCGACGGACCCGGCGATCATCCGCGACTCGCTCCCGAAGTTCTCCGACATCGACACGACGACGGCGTCCCTGATCTCGCTGGGCTCGTACCCGGCGTCCCTCAACGGCATCCGGCTGCAGCGGGTCGCGGACCTGATGCACAACTCGGGCCAGCTGGCCGACCGCCTCGACGTCCAGGCCCTGCTCCCCGACCAGAACAGTTATTAG
- a CDS encoding BTAD domain-containing putative transcriptional regulator, producing MVLDFRLLGPAEVTADGHPVALGGSRPLIVLAGLLLRANRVVPVDELGRWLWNDDRRRSKGALQTYVLRLRRALGDQVSIRTESGGYLIEVADDLLDLSRFRALAARGKTALDRGDSRQAAAHFAEALEQWRGPALLNVESDALHRDEAGQLAEERLRVRELWADALLEVGEYGTVVPELTRLTRENPLRERLHEQLMVALYRSGRQAEALDVHRRISAVLAEELGLDPGPSLQRTRQAILTGADVGEPARYRLGVEPQVPHQLPADLRTFSGRESDLKALHALLPEALDADTSTPIASVEGMGGIGKTTLAVHFAHEIADRFPGGQIHLNLRGYGPGEPVEPGAALEAMLTALGVPCEQIPADPDGRAASWRTHTAGRRLLIVLDNANRTEQVRPLLPGPGCLVVITSRWQLRALVATHGARRVALEELGEEDAVELLASTIGAERVARDPAAAERFVRYCGGLPLAIRILAVRAAQFPGLPLDEFADSLENEHDLLGSFDLADGDGTNIRSVFSYSYQALEPQAARLLRLLGLSTGVDFTAPAAAAVAGLDLTRTRPVLATLAAAHLLAQPRPGRYQFHDLIRAYAGEAAEQVDSAEERDAALDRLLGWYLASALNASRRMRPERYYRLLEPAGLDGLAFAEYHDALDWFDEEAGNLIAAVHLARRRRRDDVCWKLAWLLQSYFGTRSRLDDWRSVFGVALEAARDGGHRPGEAGILSGLGVVNGVVRQYDESRRYLEQVLAIQRDLGAREGEARAQYNLALAAHNLDDYAWAYEHGVQALEIVRDLGMGAFEASVLRALGDICTSMGDHEQALELADAALAILGPDGRPLDTRFTQHTRGLALIGLGRLDEGIACIRDSVEMFFTMGEQYEAADVLAQLGTIHLRHGEETLARECWVRSVRLLTELGHPDADDVRAKLAALVGASS from the coding sequence GTGGTCCTCGATTTCCGCCTGCTGGGTCCGGCCGAGGTCACGGCCGACGGCCACCCGGTGGCGCTCGGGGGGAGCCGGCCGCTGATCGTGCTGGCCGGGCTGCTGCTGCGCGCCAACCGCGTCGTGCCGGTCGACGAGCTGGGCCGGTGGCTGTGGAACGACGACCGCCGCCGGTCCAAGGGCGCGCTCCAGACGTACGTGCTGCGCCTGCGCCGCGCCCTCGGCGACCAGGTCTCGATCCGCACCGAGAGCGGCGGTTACCTGATCGAGGTCGCGGACGACCTGCTCGACCTGTCGCGGTTCCGTGCGCTCGCCGCGCGGGGCAAGACGGCCCTGGACCGCGGTGACAGCCGTCAGGCGGCGGCGCACTTCGCGGAAGCGCTCGAGCAGTGGCGCGGCCCCGCGCTGCTGAACGTCGAGTCCGACGCGCTGCACCGCGACGAAGCCGGCCAGCTCGCCGAAGAACGCCTGCGCGTGCGAGAACTGTGGGCCGACGCGCTGCTCGAGGTCGGCGAGTACGGCACGGTCGTCCCCGAACTGACCCGCCTGACCAGGGAAAACCCTCTGCGGGAACGGCTGCACGAGCAGCTGATGGTCGCGCTGTACCGGTCGGGCCGCCAGGCCGAGGCGCTCGACGTCCACCGCCGGATCAGCGCGGTGCTGGCCGAGGAGCTCGGGCTGGACCCCGGCCCGTCGCTGCAGCGCACCCGGCAGGCGATCCTGACCGGCGCCGACGTCGGCGAACCCGCGCGTTACCGCCTCGGCGTCGAACCGCAGGTGCCGCACCAGCTGCCCGCCGACCTGCGGACGTTTTCCGGGCGTGAGAGCGACCTCAAGGCGTTGCACGCGCTGCTGCCCGAGGCGCTCGACGCCGACACCTCGACGCCGATCGCGTCCGTCGAAGGCATGGGCGGCATCGGCAAGACGACGCTCGCGGTGCACTTCGCGCACGAGATCGCCGACCGGTTCCCCGGCGGGCAGATCCACCTCAACCTGCGGGGGTACGGGCCCGGCGAGCCGGTCGAGCCGGGGGCGGCGCTGGAGGCGATGCTCACCGCGCTCGGCGTCCCGTGCGAGCAGATCCCGGCCGACCCCGACGGCCGCGCGGCGAGCTGGCGGACGCACACGGCGGGCCGGCGGCTGCTGATCGTCCTCGACAACGCCAACCGCACCGAACAGGTGCGGCCGCTGCTGCCCGGGCCGGGATGCCTGGTCGTGATCACCAGCCGCTGGCAGCTGCGCGCCCTGGTCGCGACGCACGGCGCCCGGCGCGTCGCGCTGGAGGAGCTCGGCGAGGAGGACGCCGTGGAGCTGCTCGCGTCCACGATCGGCGCCGAGCGCGTGGCCCGCGATCCGGCGGCGGCCGAACGGTTCGTGCGGTACTGCGGCGGGCTGCCGCTGGCGATCCGGATCCTGGCGGTGCGGGCGGCACAGTTCCCCGGGCTGCCGCTCGACGAGTTCGCCGACTCTCTCGAGAACGAGCACGACCTGCTCGGCTCGTTTGACCTCGCCGACGGTGACGGCACCAACATCCGTTCGGTGTTTTCGTACTCCTACCAGGCACTCGAGCCGCAGGCGGCGCGGTTGCTGCGGCTGCTCGGACTGTCGACCGGCGTCGACTTCACCGCGCCCGCGGCGGCCGCCGTCGCCGGTCTGGACCTGACGCGGACCCGCCCGGTGCTCGCGACCCTGGCGGCCGCGCACCTGCTCGCCCAGCCGCGGCCGGGCCGCTACCAGTTCCACGACCTGATCCGCGCGTACGCGGGCGAAGCCGCGGAGCAGGTCGACAGCGCGGAGGAGCGCGACGCCGCGCTCGACCGGTTGCTCGGCTGGTACCTGGCGTCGGCGCTCAACGCGTCCCGGCGGATGCGGCCCGAGCGCTACTACCGGCTCCTGGAGCCGGCCGGTCTCGACGGCTTGGCGTTCGCCGAGTACCACGACGCGCTGGACTGGTTCGACGAAGAGGCCGGCAACCTGATCGCCGCGGTGCACCTGGCGCGGCGCCGGCGGCGGGACGACGTCTGCTGGAAGCTCGCCTGGCTGCTGCAGAGTTATTTCGGGACGCGCTCGCGGCTGGACGACTGGCGCTCGGTGTTCGGCGTGGCGCTCGAAGCCGCGCGCGACGGCGGGCACCGGCCGGGCGAGGCGGGCATCCTCAGTGGACTCGGCGTGGTCAACGGCGTGGTGCGGCAGTACGACGAGTCGCGGCGGTACCTGGAACAGGTGCTGGCGATCCAGCGCGACCTCGGCGCGCGGGAGGGCGAGGCACGGGCGCAGTACAACCTGGCGCTGGCGGCGCACAACCTGGACGACTACGCCTGGGCGTACGAGCACGGCGTGCAGGCACTGGAGATCGTCCGCGACTTGGGGATGGGCGCGTTCGAGGCGAGTGTGCTGCGGGCGCTGGGCGACATCTGCACGTCGATGGGCGACCACGAGCAGGCACTGGAACTGGCCGACGCGGCGCTGGCGATCCTCGGCCCGGACGGCCGCCCGCTCGACACCCGGTTCACGCAGCACACACGAGGGCTGGCCCTGATCGGCCTCGGCCGGCTCGACGAGGGCATCGCCTGCATCCGCGACTCGGTGGAGATGTTCTTCACCATGGGCGAGCAGTACGAGGCAGCGGACGTGCTGGCCCAGCTGGGGACGATCCATCTGCGCCACGGTGAGGAGACGCTGGCCCGGGAGTGCTGGGTGCGGTCGGTGCGGTTGCTGACGGAGCTGGGACACCCGGACGCGGACGACGTGCGGGCGAAACTGGCGGCGTTGGTGGGCGCTTCGAGCTGA
- a CDS encoding FAD-dependent oxidoreductase, with protein sequence MDVLVAGAGPAGLTTAAELALAGVSVTVLDRRDGPGLPRPVGLQPRTAELLDLRGLDPADRTVDGPNGHFAGLPVPLDHGAWRTRHPRVLNRSQDEVEAVLAEHAVKRGAVLRRGFEITTVEADDDGVTVDGLRARWLVACDGAHSTVRKRLGLPFPGRTETYVATLAHLTLAAASDLVPPRVAHFSEVTRQANGYWAMLTPLGDGTHRFVFGATTTQPSRDAPVTDTEVTKALTALYGAETRLGELHGASRFNDATRQLERYRHGRVLFAGDAAHIHPPLGGQGLNLGVQDAMNLGWKLAATVRGTAPAGLLDSYHDERHPAAAQVLRHTAAQRVFTTPDRGENVEALREIVVDLMRTPDGNRYFSGLMSGLALSYPGAHRVPDLDLTTATGPTRLSALLHGGRGLLLDLGDHPAPAGHTGQVDVVRATTADGEYRGRLLLIRPDGYAVEPAELGRWFG encoded by the coding sequence ATGGACGTCCTTGTCGCCGGCGCCGGACCCGCCGGCCTCACCACCGCCGCCGAACTGGCCCTGGCCGGGGTTTCCGTGACCGTCCTGGACCGCCGCGACGGGCCGGGCCTGCCGCGGCCGGTCGGCCTGCAGCCGCGGACCGCCGAACTGCTGGACCTGCGCGGCCTGGACCCGGCCGACCGGACGGTCGACGGCCCGAACGGCCACTTCGCCGGGCTGCCGGTCCCGCTCGACCACGGCGCCTGGCGCACCCGTCACCCGCGGGTGCTCAACCGCAGCCAGGACGAGGTCGAGGCGGTGCTGGCCGAGCACGCCGTCAAGCGGGGCGCGGTGCTCCGGCGCGGCTTCGAGATCACCACCGTCGAGGCCGACGACGACGGCGTCACCGTCGACGGGCTCCGCGCGCGCTGGCTGGTGGCCTGCGACGGCGCGCACAGCACCGTCCGCAAGCGGCTCGGGCTGCCGTTCCCCGGCCGCACCGAGACCTACGTCGCCACGCTCGCGCACCTCACGCTCGCGGCGGCGTCCGACCTCGTCCCGCCGCGCGTCGCGCACTTCAGCGAGGTGACACGGCAGGCGAACGGCTACTGGGCGATGCTCACCCCGCTCGGCGACGGCACCCACCGATTCGTCTTCGGCGCCACGACGACGCAGCCGAGCCGCGACGCGCCGGTAACCGACACGGAGGTCACCAAGGCCCTGACAGCCCTCTACGGCGCCGAAACGCGTCTGGGCGAGCTGCATGGCGCGTCGCGGTTCAACGACGCCACACGGCAGCTGGAGCGCTACCGCCACGGCCGGGTGCTCTTCGCGGGCGACGCCGCCCACATCCACCCGCCGCTCGGCGGCCAGGGGCTCAACCTCGGCGTCCAGGACGCGATGAACCTCGGCTGGAAGCTGGCCGCGACCGTCCGCGGCACGGCGCCGGCCGGGCTGCTCGACAGCTACCACGACGAACGCCACCCGGCCGCCGCCCAGGTGCTGCGACACACGGCCGCGCAGCGCGTGTTCACGACGCCGGACCGCGGCGAAAACGTCGAAGCGCTGCGGGAGATCGTCGTCGACCTGATGCGGACGCCGGACGGGAACCGCTACTTCAGCGGGCTCATGTCCGGGCTGGCGCTGAGCTACCCGGGCGCGCACCGCGTCCCGGACCTAGACCTGACGACGGCGACCGGCCCGACGCGGCTCTCGGCGCTGCTGCACGGCGGCCGCGGCCTGCTGCTCGACCTCGGCGACCACCCGGCACCGGCCGGCCACACCGGGCAGGTCGACGTCGTGCGCGCGACCACCGCCGACGGCGAGTACCGCGGGCGGCTGCTGCTGATCCGGCCGGACGGGTACGCCGTCGAGCCGGCCGAGCTCGGGAGGTGGTTCGGCTAG
- a CDS encoding LppU/SCO3897 family protein has translation MTTPPSDDNPFRTPDYATPQSVPMPVAPMPGGPMPGAPQRPGIPHWFSVKVRITLIACVVAALGLGALGAMSIVWIHQAGPPSDGDCLYLTRESGRQLAYHRVGCGENSATFKVDDSYRGTFSCGSSDDYVRFQISGSGTDRTLCLALNVSSGDCLRDVDDDAAVAKVSCTDATAQLRAEVVSGYGVTDPEEACGNAEKALKYTGPPRRIVCLSPTGENI, from the coding sequence TTGACCACACCACCGTCCGACGACAACCCGTTCCGGACGCCGGACTACGCGACGCCGCAGTCCGTGCCGATGCCGGTGGCGCCGATGCCCGGCGGACCGATGCCGGGGGCACCGCAGCGGCCGGGGATCCCGCACTGGTTCAGCGTGAAGGTGCGGATCACGCTGATCGCGTGCGTCGTCGCTGCGCTGGGGCTGGGCGCGCTGGGGGCGATGAGCATCGTGTGGATCCACCAGGCCGGGCCGCCGTCGGACGGCGACTGCCTCTACCTGACGCGCGAGAGCGGCCGGCAGCTCGCCTACCACCGTGTCGGGTGCGGCGAGAACAGCGCGACGTTCAAGGTGGACGACAGCTACCGCGGGACGTTCAGCTGCGGGTCCAGCGACGACTACGTGCGGTTCCAGATCAGCGGCTCCGGCACCGACCGGACCCTCTGCCTCGCGTTGAACGTCAGCTCCGGTGACTGCCTGCGCGACGTCGACGACGACGCCGCGGTCGCCAAGGTCAGCTGCACCGACGCGACGGCGCAGCTGCGCGCCGAGGTCGTCTCCGGCTACGGCGTCACAGACCCCGAAGAAGCCTGCGGCAACGCCGAAAAGGCCCTGAAGTACACCGGTCCGCCGCGCCGGATCGTCTGCCTGAGCCCGACCGGCGAGAACATCTAG
- a CDS encoding DinB family protein, protein MPVIDDFAKAYLHSDLREIREETLGKLDGLSEYDIRRPLTATGTTLLGLVKHLAVGEARYFGEVFGRPSPDAVPRWDDLELRGTDMWATEHETREEIIGRYRRVWAHSDATIDALAIDAPGHVPWWPRPDVKLFNVLVHVLTETGRHAGHADILREQLAGTPPTDSGRDRAFWAARCAEVDRAAKAADPIDS, encoded by the coding sequence ATGCCCGTGATCGACGACTTCGCGAAGGCCTACCTGCACAGCGACCTGCGAGAGATCCGGGAGGAGACGCTCGGGAAACTCGACGGGCTGTCCGAGTACGACATCCGGCGCCCGCTGACCGCGACCGGGACCACCCTGCTCGGCCTGGTCAAGCACCTCGCGGTGGGGGAGGCCCGGTACTTCGGCGAAGTCTTCGGCCGGCCGTCCCCCGACGCCGTCCCGCGGTGGGACGACCTCGAGCTGCGCGGCACCGACATGTGGGCCACCGAGCACGAAACGCGCGAGGAGATCATCGGCCGCTACCGGCGCGTCTGGGCGCACTCCGACGCGACGATCGACGCGCTGGCCATCGACGCGCCCGGGCACGTGCCCTGGTGGCCCCGCCCGGACGTCAAGCTGTTCAACGTCCTGGTGCACGTGCTCACCGAGACCGGCCGGCACGCCGGGCACGCCGACATCCTGCGGGAACAGCTGGCCGGCACGCCGCCGACGGACAGCGGGCGCGACCGGGCGTTCTGGGCGGCGCGATGCGCGGAAGTCGACCGGGCGGCGAAGGCCGCCGACCCGATCGACTCCTGA
- a CDS encoding DUF4253 domain-containing protein, with protein sequence MTIAPLRPGTPAPPVQTLPPGSWHGRLWVSDLPLTRPERYLGCVAEFERSGLWPVLIPHDQRFAANGEDWIDDRGRLAPAGHRVASADPASVLDRWWDGSCCDGACLRPFGARFPGLAKRSQRRSDPLAEAGNTGSILATRAPHRLGLVQTERPADIPALLGWTGMIKCTDQVAELSAVLRSWEERFGATLVVLGFDAIELSVSAPPRNQARALSVAAEHRAFSLPTFAAQPGNLREYASDLVQTRHWRFSWA encoded by the coding sequence ATGACGATCGCACCGCTCCGCCCCGGTACACCCGCGCCGCCGGTCCAGACCCTGCCACCGGGGTCGTGGCACGGCCGGCTGTGGGTGTCGGACCTGCCCTTGACCCGGCCCGAGCGCTACCTGGGCTGTGTGGCCGAGTTCGAGCGGTCCGGGCTGTGGCCGGTGCTGATCCCGCACGACCAGCGGTTCGCGGCGAACGGCGAAGACTGGATCGACGACCGCGGCCGGCTCGCCCCGGCCGGCCACCGGGTCGCGTCGGCCGACCCGGCGAGCGTGCTCGACCGCTGGTGGGACGGCTCCTGCTGTGACGGCGCCTGCCTGCGCCCCTTCGGCGCGCGGTTCCCCGGGCTGGCCAAGCGCAGCCAGCGTCGCTCCGACCCGCTGGCCGAGGCGGGCAACACGGGCTCGATCCTGGCCACGCGCGCCCCGCACCGGCTCGGCCTGGTCCAGACCGAGCGGCCCGCCGACATCCCGGCCCTGCTGGGCTGGACGGGCATGATCAAGTGCACCGACCAGGTCGCCGAGCTGTCGGCGGTGCTGCGCAGCTGGGAAGAGCGGTTCGGGGCGACGCTGGTGGTGCTGGGCTTCGACGCGATCGAGCTGTCGGTGTCGGCCCCACCCCGCAACCAGGCGAGGGCACTGTCGGTGGCGGCGGAACACCGGGCGTTCAGCCTGCCGACGTTCGCGGCCCAGCCGGGCAACCTGCGCGAGTACGCGTCGGACCTGGTGCAGACCCGGCACTGGCGGTTCTCCTGGGCATGA
- a CDS encoding DNA repair helicase XPB, with protein sequence MTDGPLIVQSDKTVLLEVDNPQADDARVAIAPFAELERAPEHVHTYRITPLALWNARAAGHDAEQVVDALTTYSRFPVPQPLLIDVVDVMGRFGRLQIANHPAHGLVMSTTDRAVLTEVSRNKKISPMLGAKIDDDTVLVHPSERGRLKQALLKVGWPAEDLAGYVDGEAHPIALDESDWQLRDYQRMAAEAFWAGGSGVVVLPCGAGKTLVGAAAMAKAQATTLILVTNTVAGRQWKRELIARTSLTEEEIGEYSGEKKEVRPVTIATYQVVTRKTKGEYRHLELFDSRDWGLVVYDEVHLLPAPVFRMTADLQSRRRLGLTATLVREDGREGDVFSLIGPKRYDVPWRDIEAQGWIAPAECTEVRVTLTDAERLGYATAEADERYKLAATAMTKTPVIKSIVAKHAGEPTLVIGAYLDQLEMLGDELDAPVIQGSTRNKEREELFDKFRRGEIRTLVVSKVANFSIDLPEASVAIQISGTFGSRQEEAQRLGRLLRPKGDGRQAHFYSIVSRDTVDTEYAAHRQRFLAEQGYAYHIVDADDLLRPL encoded by the coding sequence GTGACTGATGGCCCGCTGATCGTCCAGTCCGACAAGACCGTGCTCCTGGAGGTCGACAACCCCCAGGCCGACGACGCGCGCGTCGCGATCGCGCCGTTCGCCGAGCTCGAACGCGCCCCGGAGCACGTCCACACCTACCGCATCACCCCCCTGGCCTTGTGGAACGCGCGCGCCGCGGGGCACGACGCCGAGCAGGTCGTCGACGCCTTGACGACGTACTCGCGCTTCCCCGTGCCGCAGCCGCTGCTGATCGACGTCGTCGACGTGATGGGCCGCTTCGGGCGGCTGCAGATCGCCAACCACCCCGCGCACGGGCTGGTGATGTCCACCACCGACCGCGCGGTGCTCACCGAGGTCTCGCGCAACAAGAAGATCAGCCCGATGCTGGGCGCGAAGATCGACGACGACACCGTGCTCGTGCACCCGTCCGAACGCGGGCGGCTCAAGCAGGCGCTGCTGAAGGTCGGCTGGCCGGCCGAAGACCTCGCCGGGTACGTCGACGGCGAGGCGCACCCGATCGCGCTCGACGAGTCGGACTGGCAGCTGCGCGACTACCAGCGGATGGCCGCCGAGGCGTTCTGGGCGGGCGGCTCCGGCGTCGTCGTGCTCCCCTGCGGCGCCGGCAAGACTCTGGTCGGCGCGGCGGCGATGGCGAAAGCGCAGGCCACGACGCTGATCCTGGTGACGAACACGGTCGCCGGGCGGCAGTGGAAGCGCGAGCTCATCGCGCGGACGTCGCTGACCGAAGAGGAGATCGGCGAGTACTCCGGCGAGAAGAAGGAAGTCCGGCCGGTCACCATCGCGACGTACCAGGTGGTCACCCGCAAGACCAAGGGCGAGTACCGGCACCTGGAGCTGTTCGACTCGCGCGACTGGGGCCTGGTCGTCTACGACGAGGTCCACCTGCTGCCCGCGCCGGTGTTCCGGATGACCGCGGACCTGCAGTCGCGGCGCCGGCTCGGGCTGACGGCGACGCTGGTGCGCGAGGACGGCCGCGAGGGCGACGTCTTCTCGCTGATCGGGCCGAAGCGCTACGACGTGCCGTGGCGCGACATCGAGGCGCAGGGCTGGATCGCGCCGGCTGAGTGCACCGAGGTCCGGGTGACGCTGACCGACGCCGAACGGCTCGGCTACGCGACGGCCGAGGCCGACGAGCGCTACAAGCTGGCGGCGACGGCGATGACGAAGACACCGGTGATCAAGTCGATCGTCGCGAAGCACGCGGGCGAGCCGACCCTGGTCATCGGCGCCTACCTCGACCAGCTGGAGATGCTCGGCGACGAGCTCGACGCCCCGGTGATCCAGGGCTCCACCCGGAACAAGGAGCGCGAGGAGCTGTTCGACAAGTTCCGCCGCGGCGAGATCCGGACGCTCGTGGTGTCCAAGGTCGCGAACTTCTCGATCGACCTGCCCGAGGCGTCGGTGGCGATCCAGATCTCGGGCACGTTCGGCTCCCGGCAGGAGGAAGCCCAGCGGCTCGGCCGGCTCCTGCGGCCCAAGGGCGACGGGCGGCAGGCGCACTTCTACTCGATCGTCTCGCGCGACACGGTCGACACGGAGTACGCCGCGCACCGGCAGCGGTTCCTGGCGGAGCAGGGCTACGCGTACCACATCGTCGACGCGGACGACCTGCTCCGGCCGCTCTGA
- a CDS encoding DUF72 domain-containing protein — protein sequence MRAIAEIRIGTSGWRYPPWRGDFYPPGLAQRRELEYLSRRLNTVELNGSFYALQRPERFRAWFDETPSDFLFAVKGGRFITHMKQLRDVETSLANFYASGVLALGAKLGPFLWQLPPRLTFDPDRLANFFTLLPRTTTDAAELATNHDDKLKAKPYLEAGKRRPLRHALEVRHPSFAEPAAKELLREHGIALVVADTAGKWPFLEDQTADFAYVRLHGAEELYVSGYSDQALREWAKKIRAWHDDGKRDVHVYFDNDAKVEAPRNAQALADLLGVEPANKTVSGQ from the coding sequence GTGAGAGCGATCGCCGAAATCCGGATCGGCACGTCGGGCTGGCGCTACCCGCCGTGGCGCGGCGACTTCTACCCGCCGGGCCTGGCCCAGCGGCGCGAGCTGGAGTACCTGTCGCGGCGGCTGAACACGGTCGAGCTCAACGGCTCGTTCTACGCGCTGCAGCGCCCGGAGCGCTTCCGCGCGTGGTTCGACGAGACGCCGTCGGACTTCCTGTTCGCGGTGAAGGGCGGCCGCTTCATCACGCACATGAAGCAGCTGCGCGACGTCGAGACGTCGCTGGCCAACTTCTACGCGTCCGGCGTGCTCGCCCTCGGCGCGAAGCTGGGCCCGTTCCTCTGGCAGCTGCCACCCCGGCTCACGTTCGACCCCGACCGCCTCGCGAACTTCTTCACCCTCCTGCCGCGCACCACGACCGACGCGGCCGAGCTGGCGACAAATCACGACGACAAGCTGAAGGCGAAGCCGTACTTGGAGGCGGGGAAGCGAAGGCCGCTGCGGCACGCGCTGGAGGTCCGCCACCCGAGCTTCGCGGAGCCGGCGGCGAAGGAGCTGCTGCGAGAGCACGGCATCGCCCTGGTCGTCGCCGACACGGCGGGCAAATGGCCGTTCCTCGAAGACCAGACCGCCGACTTCGCCTACGTCCGGCTGCACGGCGCCGAGGAGCTGTACGTCAGCGGCTACTCGGACCAGGCCCTGCGCGAGTGGGCGAAGAAGATCCGCGCCTGGCACGACGACGGAAAGCGAGACGTTCACGTCTACTTCGACAACGACGCCAAGGTGGAAGCTCCGCGCAACGCGCAAGCCCTCGCCGACCTGCTGGGCGTCGAGCCCGCGAACAAGACAGTGAGTGGACAGTGA
- a CDS encoding o-succinylbenzoate synthase, whose protein sequence is MKVYAIPLRNRFRGITVREGVLLPGPAGWGEFCPFADYSDAESLPWLQAAVEASETGWPAPVRDRVEVNTTVPVVGPEKAHELVSAAGCRTAKVKVADPRSSLADDCARVEAVRDALGPAGAIRVDANMAWDVDTAVRAITDLDSAAGGLEYAEQPCPTIDDLAAVRRRVSVRIAADESIRRAEDPLKVAVAGAADIAVLKVSPLGGVRRALEVAEACGLPCVVSSAVETSVGLAAGLALAGALPELEFACGLGTISLLEGDVCAASLSPVDGYLPVLRNPPEPTEAYAASADVRAAWEARLARVRGLS, encoded by the coding sequence ATGAAGGTCTACGCGATTCCCCTGCGCAACCGCTTCCGCGGCATCACGGTCCGTGAGGGCGTGCTGCTGCCCGGTCCGGCGGGCTGGGGCGAGTTCTGCCCGTTCGCCGACTACTCCGACGCCGAGAGCCTGCCGTGGCTGCAGGCGGCCGTCGAAGCAAGCGAAACGGGCTGGCCGGCGCCGGTCCGCGACCGCGTCGAGGTGAACACGACGGTGCCGGTGGTCGGCCCGGAGAAGGCGCACGAACTGGTCAGCGCGGCCGGCTGCCGCACGGCGAAGGTGAAGGTCGCCGACCCCCGGTCGTCCCTGGCGGACGACTGCGCGCGGGTGGAGGCGGTCCGCGACGCGCTCGGCCCGGCCGGCGCGATCCGCGTCGACGCCAACATGGCCTGGGACGTCGACACGGCGGTCCGCGCGATCACCGATCTCGACAGCGCGGCAGGCGGCCTGGAGTACGCGGAACAGCCGTGCCCCACAATCGACGACCTCGCCGCGGTCCGCCGCCGCGTCTCGGTCCGCATCGCCGCCGACGAGTCGATCCGCCGAGCGGAGGATCCGCTGAAGGTCGCGGTCGCCGGAGCGGCGGACATCGCGGTCCTGAAGGTCTCCCCCCTCGGCGGCGTCCGCCGGGCGCTGGAGGTCGCCGAAGCGTGCGGCTTGCCGTGCGTGGTGTCGTCCGCGGTGGAGACGAGCGTCGGCCTGGCCGCGGGCCTGGCCCTGGCGGGCGCCCTCCCGGAGCTGGAGTTCGCGTGCGGCCTGGGCACGATCTCGTTGCTGGAAGGCGACGTCTGCGCGGCCTCACTGTCCCCTGTGGACGGTTACCTCCCGGTCCTGCGCAATCCTCCGGAGCCCACGGAGGCATACGCGGCCTCGGCCGACGTCCGAGCCGCGTGGGAAGCCCGGCTGGCGAGGGTCCGCGGCCTGTCGTGA